A single region of the Solwaraspora sp. WMMD791 genome encodes:
- the rpmJ gene encoding 50S ribosomal protein L36, with protein MKVKPSVKRICNKCRVIRRHGRVMVICTDPRHKQRQG; from the coding sequence GTGAAGGTCAAGCCGAGCGTCAAGAGGATCTGCAACAAGTGCCGGGTGATCCGCCGGCACGGCCGGGTGATGGTGATCTGCACCGACCCCCGGCACAAGCAGCGCCAGGGCTGA
- the infA gene encoding translation initiation factor IF-1: MPKKDGAIEIEGRVIEPLPNAMFRVELANGHKVLAHISGKMRQHYIRILPEDRVVVELSPYDLTRGRIVYRYK, encoded by the coding sequence ATGCCGAAAAAAGACGGGGCCATCGAGATCGAGGGCCGAGTGATCGAGCCACTCCCGAACGCCATGTTCCGGGTGGAGCTCGCCAACGGCCACAAGGTGCTGGCTCACATCAGCGGCAAGATGCGGCAGCACTACATCCGCATCCTGCCCGAGGACCGGGTCGTCGTCGAGCTCTCGCCGTACGACCTCACCCGCGGGCGGATCGTCTATCGCTACAAGTAA
- a CDS encoding DUF1707 domain-containing protein, which yields MDRRDGMRASDADREAVAERLRTALNEGRLDLAEFDERLQRVYAAKTYGDLGGLLTDLPPVAAAGSAQLAPLIGAGLPAELTPGPDGRYPHATRRWVTKQWEGYGTAVGITTAIWAVICVMSQDLLYFWPGWVAGPWGAVLVVTTLLGLMNGEPQRWTAKQAQRELDKQARSERKRIEREQGPSAA from the coding sequence ATGGACCGGCGGGACGGGATGCGGGCGAGCGACGCCGACCGTGAGGCAGTGGCCGAACGGTTGCGGACGGCCCTGAACGAGGGCCGGCTGGACCTCGCCGAGTTCGACGAGCGCCTCCAACGGGTGTACGCGGCGAAGACGTACGGCGATCTTGGTGGCCTGTTGACCGATCTCCCGCCGGTGGCGGCCGCCGGATCGGCGCAGTTGGCTCCGCTCATCGGTGCCGGGTTGCCGGCGGAGCTGACCCCGGGCCCGGACGGTCGCTACCCGCACGCCACCCGCCGCTGGGTCACCAAACAGTGGGAGGGGTACGGCACTGCGGTGGGCATCACTACCGCGATCTGGGCGGTGATCTGTGTCATGTCCCAGGATCTGCTCTACTTCTGGCCGGGCTGGGTGGCCGGGCCGTGGGGTGCGGTGCTGGTCGTCACCACGTTGCTGGGTCTGATGAACGGCGAGCCGCAGCGGTGGACGGCCAAGCAGGCACAGCGGGAACTGGACAAGCAGGCCAGGTCCGAGCGGAAACGGATCGAACGGGAGCAGGGCCCGAGCGCCGCGTAG
- the map gene encoding type I methionyl aminopeptidase: MRRQRLDIQLKSPEQIDQMRAAGLVVADALARMRAAIAPGVSTADLDAIAEQTIRDAGAVPSFKGYHGFPATICSSVNAQVVHAIPAADQVLRDGDVISVDCGAILDGWHGDAAFTAPVGEVRPELLRMVTVAEDALWAGIAAAARGAASGRGRLTDISYAIERAIRAGGRYGIVEGYGGHGIGTEMHQDPHVLNYGRPGKGPKLVPGMALAIEPMITEGSARTEELADGWTVVTRDGSMAVHVEHSMALLPDGVWVLTEPDGGRSRLGDLVTARQPAQSRH, from the coding sequence ATGCGCCGCCAGCGGCTGGACATTCAGCTGAAGTCTCCCGAGCAGATCGACCAGATGCGGGCCGCCGGCCTGGTGGTGGCCGACGCGCTGGCCCGGATGCGGGCCGCGATCGCGCCCGGTGTCTCCACCGCCGACCTGGACGCGATCGCCGAGCAGACCATCCGGGACGCCGGCGCAGTGCCGTCGTTCAAGGGCTACCACGGCTTCCCGGCGACGATCTGCTCGTCGGTGAACGCCCAGGTGGTGCACGCCATCCCGGCGGCCGACCAGGTGCTGCGCGACGGGGACGTGATCTCGGTCGACTGTGGGGCGATTCTGGACGGCTGGCACGGCGACGCCGCGTTCACGGCGCCGGTCGGCGAGGTCAGGCCCGAACTGCTGCGGATGGTCACGGTCGCCGAGGACGCGCTCTGGGCGGGGATCGCCGCCGCGGCGCGCGGCGCGGCCAGCGGCCGGGGCCGGCTCACCGACATCTCGTACGCGATCGAGCGGGCGATCCGGGCGGGTGGCCGCTACGGCATCGTCGAAGGGTACGGCGGGCACGGCATCGGCACCGAGATGCACCAGGACCCGCACGTGCTCAACTACGGCCGGCCCGGCAAGGGGCCGAAGCTGGTCCCAGGGATGGCGTTGGCGATCGAGCCGATGATCACCGAGGGGTCGGCCCGCACCGAGGAGTTGGCCGACGGGTGGACCGTGGTGACCCGGGACGGGTCGATGGCGGTGCACGTCGAGCATTCGATGGCGTTGCTGCCCGACGGTGTCTGGGTGTTGACCGAGCCGGACGGTGGCCGGTCCCGCCTCGGTGACCTGGTCACCGCCCGCCAGCCCGCGCAGTCGCGGCACTGA
- a CDS encoding adenylate kinase, with protein sequence MRLVLVGPPGAGKGTQAEFIAAHLAVPKISTGDIFRANVTQGTPLGVEAKRYMDAGKLVPDEVTINMVRDRLAEPDAADGFLLDGFPRTTPQAAALDKLLADLGTALDLVLELVVDDDEVIRRLSGRRTCRGCGKIWHVEFDAPATEGRCDRCGAELFQRDDDKSETIARRLVEYADKTAPLIDYYGAQGKLVGIDATGPVEDVTVRAIDALRSYGG encoded by the coding sequence ATGAGGCTGGTACTGGTCGGTCCCCCCGGGGCGGGGAAGGGGACCCAGGCCGAGTTCATCGCCGCTCACCTGGCCGTGCCCAAGATCTCGACCGGGGACATCTTCCGCGCGAACGTCACCCAGGGCACGCCGCTGGGCGTCGAGGCGAAGCGGTACATGGACGCCGGCAAGCTGGTCCCGGACGAAGTGACCATCAACATGGTCCGGGACCGGCTGGCCGAGCCGGACGCGGCCGACGGTTTCCTGCTCGACGGCTTTCCGCGGACCACTCCGCAGGCCGCCGCGTTGGACAAGTTGCTGGCTGACCTCGGTACCGCGCTGGACCTGGTGCTGGAGCTGGTCGTCGACGACGACGAGGTGATCCGGCGGCTGTCGGGCCGCCGTACCTGCCGTGGCTGCGGCAAGATCTGGCACGTCGAGTTCGACGCGCCGGCCACCGAGGGCCGCTGCGACCGGTGCGGGGCTGAGCTGTTCCAACGCGACGACGACAAGTCGGAGACCATCGCGCGCCGGCTGGTGGAGTACGCCGACAAGACCGCGCCGCTCATCGACTACTACGGAGCCCAGGGCAAGCTGGTGGGGATCGACGCCACCGGCCCGGTCGAGGACGTCACCGTACGCGCGATCGACGCCCTGCGCTCGTACGGCGGGTAA
- the secY gene encoding preprotein translocase subunit SecY, producing MLSAFLSAFRTPDLRKKLLFTVFIVAIYRLGATLPSPGVSYGNVQQCINTMENSDTSGVFTLLNLFSGGALLSLSVFALGIMPYITASIILQLLTVVIPRLEQLRKEGQSGQAKITQYTRYLTLGLGVLQASAFVALARSGQLFNNMCDQWPIIPDGTGLPTWLTLSVLVITMTAGTGMVMWLGELITDRGVGNGMSVLIFTSIAARLPSEGWAIKNTHGWGMFALVLVLVLVVITAVVFIEQAQRRIPVQYAKRMIGRRMYGGTSTYIPLKVNQAGVIPVIFASSVLYLPQLGLQFFDPNDPGQVQAWIQNNLANPTSPIYIVTYFFMIIFFTYFYVSITFNPTEVAENMKKYGGFVPGIRPGRPTAEYLDFILSRITLPGALYLGLISVLPNFFFIWLDSDQYVNFPFGGTAVLIMVGVGLETVKQIESQLMQRNYEGFLR from the coding sequence TTGCTCTCCGCCTTTCTCAGTGCGTTCCGTACGCCTGACCTGCGCAAGAAGCTGCTGTTCACGGTCTTCATCGTCGCGATCTACCGGCTCGGGGCCACGCTGCCCAGCCCCGGTGTGTCGTACGGGAACGTGCAGCAGTGCATCAACACGATGGAGAACAGCGACACCAGCGGGGTCTTCACCCTGCTGAACCTCTTCTCCGGTGGCGCGCTGCTGTCGCTGTCGGTCTTCGCGCTGGGCATCATGCCCTACATCACCGCGTCGATCATCCTGCAGCTGCTCACCGTGGTCATCCCCCGGCTGGAGCAGCTGCGCAAGGAGGGCCAGTCCGGCCAGGCGAAGATCACCCAGTACACCCGGTACCTGACGCTGGGCCTGGGTGTCCTGCAGGCCTCGGCCTTCGTCGCGCTCGCCCGCTCCGGTCAGCTGTTCAACAACATGTGCGACCAGTGGCCGATCATCCCGGACGGCACCGGCCTGCCGACCTGGCTGACGCTCAGCGTCCTGGTCATCACGATGACCGCCGGCACCGGCATGGTGATGTGGCTCGGCGAGCTGATCACCGACCGCGGCGTCGGCAACGGCATGTCCGTCCTGATCTTCACCTCGATCGCGGCGCGGCTGCCCAGCGAGGGCTGGGCCATCAAGAACACCCACGGCTGGGGCATGTTCGCCCTGGTGCTGGTCCTGGTGCTGGTGGTCATCACCGCGGTGGTCTTCATCGAGCAGGCGCAGCGGCGCATCCCGGTGCAGTACGCCAAGCGGATGATCGGCCGGCGGATGTACGGCGGCACCTCCACCTACATCCCGCTGAAGGTCAACCAGGCCGGTGTCATCCCGGTGATCTTCGCCTCCTCGGTGCTCTACCTGCCGCAGCTCGGGCTACAGTTCTTCGACCCGAACGACCCCGGTCAGGTCCAGGCCTGGATCCAGAACAACCTGGCCAACCCGACCAGCCCGATCTACATCGTCACCTACTTCTTTATGATCATCTTCTTCACGTACTTCTACGTGTCGATCACGTTCAACCCGACCGAGGTCGCGGAGAACATGAAGAAGTACGGTGGCTTCGTCCCTGGTATCCGGCCGGGCCGGCCCACCGCCGAGTACCTCGACTTCATCCTCAGCCGGATCACCCTGCCGGGTGCGCTCTACCTGGGCCTCATCTCCGTCCTGCCGAACTTCTTCTTCATCTGGCTGGACAGCGACCAGTACGTGAACTTCCCGTTCGGTGGAACCGCCGTGCTCATCATGGTCGGCGTCGGACTGGAGACCGTGAAGCAGATCGAGAGCCAACTCATGCAGCGCAACTACGAAGGGTTCCTCCGGTAG
- the rplO gene encoding 50S ribosomal protein L15 produces MTIKVHHLRPAPGSKTAKTRVGRGEGSKGKTAGRGTKGSKARKNIPAAFEGGQMPIHMRLPKLKGFKNRFKVVYQVVNLDRLAELFPNGGAVGPEQLTEAGAVRKGQPVKVLGSGELGGVALQVSAHAFSGAAKEKITAAGGSVTEL; encoded by the coding sequence ATGACGATCAAGGTCCATCACCTCCGGCCGGCGCCGGGGTCCAAGACCGCGAAGACCCGGGTGGGTCGCGGTGAGGGCTCCAAGGGCAAGACGGCCGGTCGGGGCACCAAGGGCTCGAAGGCCCGGAAGAACATCCCTGCCGCGTTCGAGGGTGGGCAGATGCCCATCCACATGCGGCTGCCGAAGCTCAAGGGCTTCAAGAACCGGTTCAAGGTCGTCTACCAGGTGGTCAACCTGGACCGGCTGGCTGAACTCTTCCCCAACGGTGGAGCGGTCGGTCCGGAGCAGTTGACCGAGGCGGGCGCGGTCCGTAAGGGTCAACCGGTCAAGGTCCTCGGCAGCGGCGAGCTGGGCGGTGTGGCGCTCCAGGTGTCGGCACACGCGTTCAGCGGTGCCGCCAAGGAGAAGATCACCGCTGCTGGTGGCTCGGTCACCGAGCTCTGA
- the rpmD gene encoding 50S ribosomal protein L30 — translation MARLKVTQVRSEIGTKRNQRESLRSLGLKRINDVVVKEDRPEIRGMIFTVNHLVKVEEVE, via the coding sequence ATGGCACGTCTGAAGGTGACCCAGGTCCGATCCGAGATCGGGACCAAGCGCAACCAGCGTGAGTCGCTGCGGTCGCTCGGTCTCAAGCGGATCAACGACGTGGTGGTCAAGGAGGACCGGCCCGAGATCCGGGGCATGATCTTCACCGTGAACCACCTCGTGAAGGTCGAGGAGGTCGAGTAA